A stretch of DNA from Myxococcales bacterium:
CAACGAGGGCAATGCACAGATGATTCGCGTCGAGCCGGGAGAACACCCCGGCAGCTCTGTGGTCTACTTCTCTTCTGTTTCGGAAGTCTTGGGTTCGGAAGTTTCAGGGGACGCGGAAGAAAACGAAATCTCAGAAGCTGCTCTCGCGATCTACGAGTTCGGTCGCAATATCTTCGCAACCGAAGATCTTCCCATTTCCGAGGAGTGCCAGCGGGGGATCGAAGCTAGTGGGCGCCCCGTCATAATCGGACGCAACGAACCCGTGGTGCAGATGTGGCAGCGCCGCTGGTCGGAAGAACTGGAATAGCTGCGGACGTTGGCTGCGAAAGTGGTTGACGCGCGTTAGGCTCTGTTCGGCGCCCCACAGAACCGGGAATGCGAATGACCGAATTCGATATCGATGCGTTGAAAGATGAATTGAAGGCCGGGCTCGAAGCCAACGCGGGCGAAGATGGCTTGAAAGAAATGGACGTGGACGACCTGATGGACGCCATGTCACATCCCAAGGCTGCGGATATCGTGAAGGCGTTGATCGAGCTCGAGCCCGACACGATTCAGTCCGGAGAGCTCGCACCAGACTTCACCTTGCCCTGGCTATCCGGACAAGGTCCAGACGGAAGCTCTTCGGTAACGCTCTCGGACTATTTCGATTCGCGTCCCGTTGCGCTGATCTTCGGCAGCTACACCTGACCTCCTTTTCGGGCCCAGGCTGGGACCCTCAACGAGATCTACCGCGAGTTCTCGAATCAGGTCGAGTTCTTTGTCGTCTACATCAAAGAGATTCACCCAACGGACGGTTGGCAAGTCAAAGAAAACGAGCAGGACGCAATACTCTTTCGCACCCATGAATCGCTGGCAGAGCGCGTGGCAGTGGGCCGGTCGTGCATGATCAAGTTGGCCCTCGAAATGCCCGCACTGGTCGACGAAATGGACGATGCGGTCGCCACGATCTACGGCGCCATGCCCGAACGCCTCTACCTGATCAGTCGAGACGGCAACGTCGCGTACAAGAGCGGTATGGGCCCCATGTTCTTCAAGCCCCGGGAATGGCAGGAAGCGATTCGGTCCTACCTGGCTGAAGAGCGCTAGTCGCGCTCGCATCCCATGTGGTTGTTTCTATTTGTCGTACTTCCCCTCGCGGTCGTGTTCGGGAGCGTGGCGCTGGTCTACACGGCGCAGACAATTCCAAAGCGCTTTCGAGGTCGATGCTACGACGACGTCGTGCAGATTCCGGCCAATCGAGTTGGACTGGTGCTCGGCTGCGCCCGCAATCTGCGCAGCGGTCGGCCCAACCTCTACTTCACCAAGCGCA
This window harbors:
- a CDS encoding deiodinase, giving the protein MYREFSNQVEFFVVYIKEIHPTDGWQVKENEQDAILFRTHESLAERVAVGRSCMIKLALEMPALVDEMDDAVATIYGAMPERLYLISRDGNVAYKSGMGPMFFKPREWQEAIRSYLAEER